DNA from Pirellulales bacterium:
CGGTCGAAGGCAATGAAGCCGACACGCGATTCTATTCACACTACTTGGCCCGGCGGCTCGGGGCCGAGGTTCTTGCCGATGCGGTTTGCCAGGCGAGCGGAGTGCCGGAACCCTATCCGGGCTATCCGGTCGGCGTGCGAGCAATCGAGCTGCCGGATCCCAGCGTGGAGTCGTATTTTTTGACGCAATTCGGCCGGCCGCTGCGGGTGACGCCGTGTCCGTGCGAGCGCAGCAGCGAAGTGACCATCACGCAGTTGCTCGAGCTGCAAAATGGCGACGGACTGCGCGACAAAATCAACAGCGGCGACGGCCGGCTGGCCAGCTTGCTGAAGAACGAACAAGACGATGGCCGAATCACCACCGAGCTTTTTCAAAGCACGCTCTCTCGCGAACCGACCGACGCCGAGCGATCGGCCGTGCGAGCGGCGCTTGCCGGCGGCCCGCGCGACGAAGTGTTTCACGATTTGCAATGGGCGCTGCTGAATTCGAAGGAATTCGTGTTTAACCATTAGAACGGTTTTGGCGGGAACGTTCCGGCGGCTAGCGCCTTGCCGCTCACATGCGAACAACGTTAGCGGCAAGGCGCGAGCCGCCGGTGTTTTAGGTACCGCATGCGACGCGCGGAACGGCAAGCGACATGCCGCCCGACTGTATAGGTCCAGATTTTACGGGAGTACAGCCATGTTCGACGTTGCTTTGAATCCACGCGTTTATCGGCGTTGCGATGGGTTGGGACGTCGGGACTTTTTGCGCGTCGGCGGCCTGAGCGTGCTCGGATTGTCGCTTTCGCAATTGTTGAAGAGCGAGGCGTCGGCCGCGGCAATTCATTCCTCCGCGGCAAAAGCGCGGTCGGTGATCCTGGTGTTCCTCGGCGGCGGCATTTCGCACCACGATAGTTTCGATATGAAACCGGATGCACCGGCCGAAGTTCGCGGCCAGTTTCGCCCCAGCGCCACGAATGTGCCCGGCACGATGATCTGCGAACACCTGCCGCGCATGGCGCGGATCATGGATCGCGTTGCCCTGGTGCGGAGCGGAGCGCATCAGAACAATAATCATGAGATCGCGACGAACTGGGTGCTCTCGGGACGGTTCGGCTCCGGATTCGGCGATTTCCCGGCGATGGGCGCCGTGGTGTCGCACGAAAAAGGATTCACTGGCGTGCTGCCGCCGTATGTCGCGGTGCCGCAAAATCCGTCCTTCAGTTGGGAACTCGGAAAGAGCGCCTTCCTCGGCGGGCGATACGAATCGTTCAAAACCGGCGATCCGAATGCCGCGAATTTCCGCGTTCGCGACATCAGCCCCGGCGAACCGATCTCGGCCCGGCGGCTCGAGCGGCGCCAATCGCTGCTGGCCGCGGTCGACGGCCTGGCCCGGCAAGTTCACGGCAGCGATCAAATCGCCACCTACGACGAGTTCCGCGGCCGGGCCGCATCAATGATCCTCTCGCCCGAGACGCAGCGAGCCTTCGGCATCGACGACGAGCGACCGGAATTGCGCGATCGCTACGGCCGCACCACGTTCGGGCAGAGTTGCCTGTTGGCTCGCCGCCTGATCGAGCACGACGTGCGCTTTGTGACGATCAACGCCGCGGGTTGGGACCATCATGCCAAGATTTTCCAACACTTGGAGAAGAAGCTCCCCGAATTCGACCAGGGCCTGTCCGCGCTGATTGAAGACATGACGTCCCGCGGGCTGCTCGACCAGACGCTCGTGGTCGTGTTCGGCGAATTCGGCCGGACGCCGAAGATCAACAAAGACGTCGGCCGCGACCATTGGGAGCAGGCCGCATCGCTGTTGTTCGCCGGCGCCGGCGTGCAGGGAGGCAAGGTGATCGGGGCAACCGACAAGCAAGGAGCGCAGGTAACCACGAAGCCGACCGGGCCGGCCGATGTCGCGGCAACGATCTACGGTCTGCTGGGAATCGATCCCCAAAAGATGCTCACCGAGCCCGACGGCCGGCAGACGCCGAT
Protein-coding regions in this window:
- a CDS encoding DUF1501 domain-containing protein, translating into MFDVALNPRVYRRCDGLGRRDFLRVGGLSVLGLSLSQLLKSEASAAAIHSSAAKARSVILVFLGGGISHHDSFDMKPDAPAEVRGQFRPSATNVPGTMICEHLPRMARIMDRVALVRSGAHQNNNHEIATNWVLSGRFGSGFGDFPAMGAVVSHEKGFTGVLPPYVAVPQNPSFSWELGKSAFLGGRYESFKTGDPNAANFRVRDISPGEPISARRLERRQSLLAAVDGLARQVHGSDQIATYDEFRGRAASMILSPETQRAFGIDDERPELRDRYGRTTFGQSCLLARRLIEHDVRFVTINAAGWDHHAKIFQHLEKKLPEFDQGLSALIEDMTSRGLLDQTLVVVFGEFGRTPKINKDVGRDHWEQAASLLFAGAGVQGGKVIGATDKQGAQVTTKPTGPADVAATIYGLLGIDPQKMLTEPDGRQTPILDKGEFIGELFG